The Bdellovibrio bacteriovorus W nucleotide sequence AAATATCTCTGCTCTGCGAATCTGAGAGGGTTGGAGTACTTCTGTGAGTCAAAAAGGTGTTCGGTGACAAAATGTGATCAAGCCCCGTCTCAGCATGAGACAGTGTCTTCTTTTTAATAGTAAAGATGCCCTTTATCAATTCTCGAAGGGATTCGTCTGGAAGTTAGAGTTTATAAGATAAAATCTACTTCATCTATGTCTTCATATTTTTTGCGAATCATAGAAAGTCATTTCTAAAAGGAGTTATAAATGAGCCACATAAAAACAAAAGATCAAACGAAGATATTTTATCGCGATCGAGGCGAAGGTGTTCCGGTAATCTTTATTCATGGTTGGCCGTTGAATGGCGATATGTTTGAGTATCAAGCTCTCGAGTTTCTACGCAATGGTTTTCGCGTGATTACCTATGACCGTCGAGGATTTGGCAGATCCGAACAGCCTGCCATCGGCTATGATTACAATACGTTGGCTGATGATCTCCATGCTCTCATCGACCACTTGGGCTTAGAAAAAGTGAGTCTTGTGGGCTTTTCTATGGGGGGTGGTGAGATTGCTAGGTATCTCACTCGTCACGGCTCGCAAAAAATCGCCAGTGTTGCGCTAGTCTCTGCGGTAACTCCTTATCTTCTTAAGCAAGGAGATAATCCTGATGGCTTGGAGGAAAAAGACTTCCGCGAAATGATTGCTGGCTTAGAGAAAGACTATCCGGCATTTATCGAAAAATTTACGAAACATTTCTTCGGTGTGAATTTTATTAAAAGATCAGTTTCACCAGAGA carries:
- a CDS encoding non-heme chloroperoxidase (COG0596 Predicted hydrolases or acyltransferases (alpha/beta hydrolase superfamily)) gives rise to the protein MSHIKTKDQTKIFYRDRGEGVPVIFIHGWPLNGDMFEYQALEFLRNGFRVITYDRRGFGRSEQPAIGYDYNTLADDLHALIDHLGLEKVSLVGFSMGGGEIARYLTRHGSQKIASVALVSAVTPYLLKQGDNPDGLEEKDFREMIAGLEKDYPAFIEKFTKHFFGVNFIKRSVSPETQHWCFNMATMASIFAASECVKAFGFTDFREDMKSFDVPTLIIHGDEDKIVPEDATGKAAAGMIPGATYISYEDGPHGLFITHREELNNDLIKFFSAHRGLETPRLISREVDSARTGSSPYRQ